The Athalia rosae chromosome 4, iyAthRosa1.1, whole genome shotgun sequence DNA segment CCCCCGGCTAATTGCAACGGCGCTCTCCTATGTACCGTGGGAGCTATTAGTTCGCGATATAAACTAAAGTAGAGGAAGAACGGATATTCTACATTTTCAAATACAAAGGCAATTGAAAAGCACAAGCGCGTTCTTTGAAGTAAATAATTACACGGCTCTTCCGTACTTTATCCGTCTCTTTTTATCCGGTATATAAACGTAGTCGACAACGCGATGCGCGCACGTTATTCTCCACGATGATATACGACGCCGGATATTTTACCCCGTTGATATATTCAACCGCCTGCCTCGAAAACTCGGTCCCGCACATTCGGAACGGAGGAATCAGAATGTTAGCCGTCGCTCGGTTAACTTGCTTCTATTTGCATGATATATTCTAAGGTTTCATTATCAAGGTATACCGTGCAAAGTCAATCCAACGATCCAATTCGAAACATGACGAGTGCCTCTATACCGCTCGCTCTCTATATCTATATTCCGTAAGAAGAAACTTAAGAGAAGGTCGACCAATTCCGTGGGCATATATTGTTCTctttttgataaataattatctgcGCGCGTGTACGCTTTTTATCCCTAATCATCGGTGGAACGAGGGTGAATTCTCGTACAAATGAAGAAGTGAAGAACACGACCACCGGTATCGACGATAAGGAGAAACGCACACGTATCgcgaatttcttcttctctttagggttttttttttttttacttcgcccCAACAGACGCGTTGTAACGGCCGGATGAATAAGAAtgtacgaaacaaaaaaaatttatatatatatatatataaagatatAGAAGTCCGATCTGCGTAAATAGCCGCGGGTGTGTAGTATATCGCGTACGTTTTCGAGAGCGACCGCGGTAAGGGGAGGCCAGGCCAGGCTCGCCTTTCATTAGTGTAGTAAGGTGAGATTATATCCCCGGGTGGGCGAAATGGCGGGCGAGGAACCTCTCGTCCGCATCTCGTGCCGGTGGCTCGGTGCTGATAGCCAAAGGCAATATTGTGCTTGTACCCGTTGACTAAATATAGGCGACACTCTAATTCGGGAAATTACTCCTTAACGGAATGTCCCCGTATACCCGGCGCTGCGTCGTCGCAACGTCTTTCACCCGCGGCGACCGAATTTCGTACTTCTTTTCAGTCTCCGTTTCATCgttcgaaaggaaaaagaaaatcaagtgtgtgtttttttttctttttttttttttcttctttattctttctaTCCAATAACGGCGAGGGTTTTGCGGAACTGAATTTTCCTTTGTCTGTTTCCTCCTTCGACCGCAGGTTCAGCGATCGAGAAACTGTGCGAGTGCGCGATTGAGGACAGTCTGGCGGACCGGGGTTCCGTAGTGAGAGCAGCTCGTTGCCTTTTGGGTTCAGTGACCCGGGTTCTTTTGCTCGCCGATATCGTCGTTGTTAAGCAACTCCTACTCGCTAAGGACAAAGTAGCTCGTAGTCTAGGCCGACTCGAGAGTGTTTCAAACTTCACGGAGTTTGTAAAGGCCTTCAGTCAGTTCGGTGCCGAGATGGTGGAACTGGCTCACCTGACGGGTGATCGACAGGTGAGTATCTGAAAGGGGGATTTATTTTCCCTTCGCCGAGATTGTCGGGCGCTTCACTGGGACGACACTGCGCTTTCAGAACGACCTCAAGGACGAGAGGCGGAGGGCTCAAATGGCCGCGGCTCGTCAAGTGCTGGAAAGGAGCACCATGATGCTGCTTACATCGAGCAAAACTTGCCTGAGGCACCCGGAGTGTCCTTCCGCAAAGGAAAACAGGGACACGGTGTTCTGCCAAATGAGGAGAGCCATGGACCTCATACACTACGTCGTCAAGGACGGCGTACTCGAATGCAGCGAGTCGCAGCAAACTTACACAAACTCACAGGTAGCGAATTGACTCTTCCAATCTCCTAGCGAAGTCGTTAGGCTTTTCCATCCATAATCCGATCGCTCGGACCTCCGCAGAGCCCGCAGCAGGAGGACTGGGACAGTAGCACGGTTTGCTCGGCCCTGAAGCACTTCGAGAGGCTGGTCGAGACGACGAGGATGACGTTGTTGGGTCCGGGATGCAGGGAGACGCTCACCTCCGCCCTTGACACCGTCGTCGAGAGAACGCAAGACTTTACGGATAGCGCTTACACCAGCCACGAGCACAGGGAAAACATACTTCTGCTCTGCGACAGGGCGAAATTGGAGCTGAACCAGCTGCTGAGGATCGGTAACAGTATGGTGAGAAGGATTTCCGATCCAGCTTCGCTAAGTTTTTCGGTGACTCCGAACGGGGCCGTAAGTGCTGAATTATTGTACTAGGAGAATTTCGAGGGTGGAGGAGGTTCGCCGAGCTCTGAAATGGAGCAGGCTGTCCTCGGAGTCCTCAGGGCGACTAGAGACCTCCGTCAGCAGCTGGGCACCACCACCATGGAGCAGGCGGGGGATCTCGGGCAGGTGACCAAGGCGGGACAGGAGCTCGTTTCGACGATCAGAAATCTCGCCTTAGCTAACGACATCGACAGGCTCCAGGAGAGCAGCGACCGCTTCCACGAGTACATCGAACACATACTCGAGGTGATTTTATTGTAAGATTTAATCGTCGAGTGGGCGTTTCGCGACGACGTTGGTCACTTTCGGTGTTATCGCAGGTCTGCAAGCTCCTGAGGCACGTCGCACTGTCGGAATCGCTTCAGGTATCAGCTAAATTCACCGAAATAAACCTGAGAATATACGGGCCTCAGGTGGTCACCGCAGCCCACACACTGGCGAGGCATCCGACCAGTAAAATAGCCAAAGAAAATCTCGAAGGTAATTGTGACCGAGGTGCACGAAAATTTCCTGCACCCTATCGCGGTTTTCTCTACTCGTAGAAATTGAGATTCTGATTTTGttgatctttgaatttttcagtgTTCGCTGACATGTGGCAGTGGTTGATGTCCGACGTGACCGCGGTTGCCAAAGACGTTCTCGAGCTCAGTCAAAGCCGTCCTGAGAAACAGGTCTACATGTCCCTACCGCGACCAGGGGTGAGaatcgaaatttaaaaagcGAGAAATTCTCCGACTGATAGCCTTTTTGAATTTCTAGAAACACGGAACGACTAGCAAGCCTCTGAAACCGGTGAGACTGGACAGTGAGGAGCAAGCAAAGATAGCAAAAGCTGGTTTAGAAATGAAGTTAATAACGTCAGAGATGGACGCGGAGACCGAAAAATGGCAGGAGAGTGGATCGGCCCTTGAGGAGAATAACGATATTGTAAAGAGGGCGAAAAACATGTCTTCCATGGCATTTTCCATGTACCAATTCACGAGGGGAGAGGGAGCCCTGAAAACAACCCAGGACCTTTTTACCCAAGCTGAGTATTTCGCCGAGGAAGCAAACAGATTGTACAAAGTTGTGAGACAATTTAGTTACCAGGTATGTCGAATCGTTTTCATTATATACTTTACAATCATTATATTATAACTTTAcctattattatatatcatcTTATATACCGGtaatgttataaatatacatgaccGGATTTATCACTTTTCACGTATTTCGttgttgtttctctttttttttttatattatattatttatctgCCATTCACCGTTTTGCTTTTCGCAACCTTgtcgagaaatatttcaaaaaaaaaagaaagaaaaaaaaaagtaaagaaaatgaatatgtATCTACCATATTTTCTATCCCTCACTGACTTTCACCCTTCGCTCTGTATCTGGATCGGATTCATTTTCCTCTGTATTATAcgctattatatatatatgaaaagagaataattcttctatcgttatttttttactttactaCAACTTCTTTACTATATTATTACGTAATTAAAACAGATTAGAGTTGTTTCCAtagaagaaacagaaaaaaaaaatggttcgtTACAaagacggtgaaaatttttcgtatcgCGTGCgaatattttgatttatttatcgaacccCGCGAATAACGATgtacaattgaatttgccacAAGTTAGTTTACCGCATTGGAAATAACTTTAATCAAAAAGTCTATTTAGCTTTAGATATTGTTCGAATTTAAAAACTGTTTGCTGCCCTAATTTGAACCCTGCCCTCTAGCTAGGcacaattatatattatacctagtCACCCCTTGAGTCATCTTCATTGTCAGATCATTCTGTTTCTCATCGCTGAATATCGAACCCCGTattttatatactatacgtataccgaccCCACACACGTTTATTAATTAAAAGTCTTggcattatatatattatatttatcgttACAAGACCCTATTTTTACCGTTCACCCCGCTCTTATTGAATGCCTCTATAACCACCCAGGTAATTACTGTTTATTAAGTCTTTTAAAAAATAGACCAATTGGGCtagaaaatattgataatcTGTAACTATCTGTAGACGTATGATGTACcacatatacctgtacctatatatacgtgtgcgttGGCGATTTGGCATCCGTAAAATTATCGCTGCtgtaattatcatcgttaatGTCATCGTTGCTGTACCCACATTATCCATCATCCGCTAAATTAATCGCAGttcgcaattttattcgcTCTTTTATATCAACTTACTTACAATCCCGGGCGTATTTAATATACATTACCTATAACCACCCCCGCAGCATCTGCAGcagttgaatttattttttcatcgatcgtttgattggataaatatgaatttataCAACATCGTTTGCTGCATAAATATTACATTGCCATAACgttgcgtatatgtatatattacaaTGCTATGGGAAATGATCGTCTGTCGTTACATCAtgataattgagaaaaaaaaattaattgaatgacGTAGATCATCAACATCCTTCCATAATCAGTCACCAACTCGTACTTAATTGAAAAGCTAAATTGAACCTCGCAGGAATCATGTGTCACAAAAAATCTGCTCTATAATTATTCCGAGTCACATCTTGAGTCATTTGAGAACAGCAAGAAATTGCTTTCTGTGAGGTATTCTAACATTAATCGTTGATTCGATATCCGAATTCAGCATTAAACGCATCACGAATAAATGGATCTCGAGAgtttaaacaaaaaagaaatgcgcCTGTAATGAACCAAGACGAGCACCGCACTCTCGGAGaatcagatttttcaattctttcggTGACTTTCATTGATTCGACGTtcgtaaaaattatacaccgaTTCTAACGTCACTCCGAAAGTGTGCGTCTGTCTGCGGAGTAAAATATgcgaaataattaacaaatttcTGTATAAAAATTACCATAAAGGCCATGGATATAATTACGGGGTAGGCCTACCCCGAGTACATATGATAATTAATGACCATTTAAATATTCATCGCAATTTAGATTTCACTTGATTATtacttctccttcttttttacgttccgtttttttgttctgattatttttttcgatattatcatcgttattatttttaccgcCATCGCCATCTAATCATCATTATATCGTCATTGAatgaatatataggtatattcttaGGAATCTATCTATCcatatctatacatacgttatataattatcacgatcatcgttatcgttattatctttATCTTTGTGTATGTAAACCTAAGATTTTTGTGTACGTTTAGTAAAGGTGTGTTTTAGATGCTACGGGAATGCTTCGCGTCTGTCTGTGGACGACGTCTATGTGCATTGTGGTACCCTTTTCCTCCAATCTCTCCACTGGGGCATAAATAATTATGTCTCAAAGTCTTTGCTGGCTACTCAAATGTCATTAACAATCTAACGCAATTCGAAGcatgatcgttgaaaaatatttatctgcAATTTCGCGTTACAGAGatagtttaattatttcatcaacaATTGCTGGTTTAttagaaccaaaaaaattgaacaaaaataagaaagacaAACTGAAATTTGATACTTTCTCCATCTTACCATTCttacatatttattcatcgtttttttttcgttttctttgagAAGCCAGCATAGACGAGAAGGTCTGTACTTTTTCACTATCGTTCGCAGTCTCATTTTATAAACTACTTATATCTATACTATCTCTCTATTCTATGAAGTTTATTAGTTGAtcttatgtgtacatatatatttatacattccactacatacatgtacataaacACATACATGCACACGTACATCCGAACATGCATATACACATTTATTATGCGAtctactatttttatttttcgttcaattattaACTGGTgcagttatttttattctattaattttctcttctactgtctttaattttattactcACACATCACATTATGCATCCTGGTCTCTTAGAGCCCTGATACGATAGATATGGTACCGTCATTTTCTTATACAATGTTAGACACGTTTAGATGAAAG contains these protein-coding regions:
- the LOC105686530 gene encoding alpha-catulin isoform X6 is translated as MATPDPVDPATLEIKTRSIEQTLLPLVKQISTLVSHRERPLCSDRSLRAVARVGQAVNLAVERFVTVGETIADDNPEIKQDMYEACKEARAAGSAIEKLCECAIEDSLADRGSVVRAARCLLGSVTRVLLLADIVVVKQLLLAKDKVARSLGRLESVSNFTEFVKAFSQFGAEMVELAHLTGDRQNDLKDERRRAQMAAARQVLERSTMMLLTSSKTCLRHPECPSAKENRDTVFCQMRRAMDLIHYVVKDGVLECSESQQTYTNSQSPQQEDWDSSTVCSALKHFERLVETTRMTLLGPGCRETLTSALDTVVERTQDFTDSAYTSHEHRENILLLCDRAKLELNQLLRIGNSMENFEGGGGSPSSEMEQAVLGVLRATRDLRQQLGTTTMEQAGDLGQVTKAGQELVSTIRNLALANDIDRLQESSDRFHEYIEHILEVCKLLRHVALSESLQVSAKFTEINLRIYGPQVVTAAHTLARHPTSKIAKENLEVFADMWQWLMSDVTAVAKDVLELSQSRPEKQVYMSLPRPGKHGTTSKPLKPVRLDSEEQAKIAKAGLEMKLITSEMDAETEKWQESGSALEENNDIVKRAKNMSSMAFSMYQFTRGEGALKTTQDLFTQAEYFAEEANRLYKVVRQFSYQVPGGPHKKELLENLDRVPTYVQQLQFTVKNPTVGKAATFTKVDNVIQETKNLMNVISKVVTTCFVCATKYNLDFRGLSARGSGGSPYRGGDGAGADGEGGGAGGDGSKAGSAPGSDPSV
- the LOC105686530 gene encoding alpha-catulin isoform X5 encodes the protein MYEACKEARAAGSAIEKLCECAIEDSLADRGSVVRAARCLLGSVTRVLLLADIVVVKQLLLAKDKVARSLGRLESVSNFTEFVKAFSQFGAEMVELAHLTGDRQNDLKDERRRAQMAAARQVLERSTMMLLTSSKTCLRHPECPSAKENRDTVFCQMRRAMDLIHYVVKDGVLECSESQQTYTNSQSPQQEDWDSSTVCSALKHFERLVETTRMTLLGPGCRETLTSALDTVVERTQDFTDSAYTSHEHRENILLLCDRAKLELNQLLRIGNSMENFEGGGGSPSSEMEQAVLGVLRATRDLRQQLGTTTMEQAGDLGQVTKAGQELVSTIRNLALANDIDRLQESSDRFHEYIEHILEVCKLLRHVALSESLQVSAKFTEINLRIYGPQVVTAAHTLARHPTSKIAKENLEVFADMWQWLMSDVTAVAKDVLELSQSRPEKQVYMSLPRPGKHGTTSKPLKPVRLDSEEQAKIAKAGLEMKLITSEMDAETEKWQESGSALEENNDIVKRAKNMSSMAFSMYQFTRGEGALKTTQDLFTQAEYFAEEANRLYKVVRQFSYQVPGGPHKKELLENLDRVPTYVQQLQFTVKNPTVGKAATFTKVDNVIQETKNLMNVISKVVTTCFVCATKHKVSMPELVGEVDGSQPLSGHLPSSLPVSGIGHGHGLVEEECLYPVSPRLLPSQSPYVQPCPLTSFQLRNILRPPAPLQQPTHPQNYSSQTGAQSVFPFCSTVPGNLLQSLLQQGKNQSWESGTQTGGISNFATLPRHSANPVHIPAQNFSAPTSLPPITTAVIPANPLQGSSAPRTPYNLQNMQQQMQPQPR
- the LOC105686530 gene encoding alpha-catulin isoform X3 → MATPDPVDPATLEIKTRSIEQTLLPLVKQISTLVSHRERPLCSDRSLRAVARVGQAVNLAVERFVTVGETIADDNPEIKQDMYEACKEARAAGSAIEKLCECAIEDSLADRGSVVRAARCLLGSVTRVLLLADIVVVKQLLLAKDKVARSLGRLESVSNFTEFVKAFSQFGAEMVELAHLTGDRQNDLKDERRRAQMAAARQVLERSTMMLLTSSKTCLRHPECPSAKENRDTVFCQMRRAMDLIHYVVKDGVLECSESQQTYTNSQSPQQEDWDSSTVCSALKHFERLVETTRMTLLGPGCRETLTSALDTVVERTQDFTDSAYTSHEHRENILLLCDRAKLELNQLLRIGNSMENFEGGGGSPSSEMEQAVLGVLRATRDLRQQLGTTTMEQAGDLGQVTKAGQELVSTIRNLALANDIDRLQESSDRFHEYIEHILEVCKLLRHVALSESLQVSAKFTEINLRIYGPQVVTAAHTLARHPTSKIAKENLEVFADMWQWLMSDVTAVAKDVLELSQSRPEKQVYMSLPRPGKHGTTSKPLKPVRLDSEEQAKIAKAGLEMKLITSEMDAETEKWQESGSALEENNDIVKRAKNMSSMAFSMYQFTRGEGALKTTQDLFTQAEYFAEEANRLYKVVRQFSYQVPGGPHKKELLENLDRVPTYVQQLQFTVKNPTVGKAATFTKVDNVIQETKNLMNVISKVVTTCFVCATKKKKRMFDGLIRPLAQGLDAGIGGGGGRVAAVIGSSSEFASGFGDRSWSRPCRGRVPLPREPQTATVSKSLRAAVSSDLLPAEEYPQTPRPPSTTHPPPKLFLADRGPVRVPILFDGARKFTAISAPAGEKSELGVWDANGRNFELRDAPEAQRKSRSHSRAEFFSSHFPSPDYHGGHTR
- the LOC105686530 gene encoding alpha-catulin isoform X1, translating into MATPDPVDPATLEIKTRSIEQTLLPLVKQISTLVSHRERPLCSDRSLRAVARVGQAVNLAVERFVTVGETIADDNPEIKQDMYEACKEARAAGSAIEKLCECAIEDSLADRGSVVRAARCLLGSVTRVLLLADIVVVKQLLLAKDKVARSLGRLESVSNFTEFVKAFSQFGAEMVELAHLTGDRQNDLKDERRRAQMAAARQVLERSTMMLLTSSKTCLRHPECPSAKENRDTVFCQMRRAMDLIHYVVKDGVLECSESQQTYTNSQSPQQEDWDSSTVCSALKHFERLVETTRMTLLGPGCRETLTSALDTVVERTQDFTDSAYTSHEHRENILLLCDRAKLELNQLLRIGNSMENFEGGGGSPSSEMEQAVLGVLRATRDLRQQLGTTTMEQAGDLGQVTKAGQELVSTIRNLALANDIDRLQESSDRFHEYIEHILEVCKLLRHVALSESLQVSAKFTEINLRIYGPQVVTAAHTLARHPTSKIAKENLEVFADMWQWLMSDVTAVAKDVLELSQSRPEKQVYMSLPRPGKHGTTSKPLKPVRLDSEEQAKIAKAGLEMKLITSEMDAETEKWQESGSALEENNDIVKRAKNMSSMAFSMYQFTRGEGALKTTQDLFTQAEYFAEEANRLYKVVRQFSYQVPGGPHKKELLENLDRVPTYVQQLQFTVKNPTVGKAATFTKVDNVIQETKNLMNVISKVVTTCFVCATKHKVSMPELVGEVDGSQPLSGHLPSSLPVSGIGHGHGLVEEECLYPVSPRLLPSQSPYVQPCPLTSFQLRNILRPPAPLQQPTHPQNYSSQTGAQSVFPFCSTVPGNLLQSLLQQGKNQSWESGTQTGGISNFATLPRHSANPVHIPAQNFSAPTSLPPITTAVIPANPLQGSSAPRTPYNLQNMQQQMQPQPR
- the LOC105686530 gene encoding alpha-catulin isoform X4 → MYEGGMAAERQISTLVSHRERPLCSDRSLRAVARVGQAVNLAVERFVTVGETIADDNPEIKQDMYEACKEARAAGSAIEKLCECAIEDSLADRGSVVRAARCLLGSVTRVLLLADIVVVKQLLLAKDKVARSLGRLESVSNFTEFVKAFSQFGAEMVELAHLTGDRQNDLKDERRRAQMAAARQVLERSTMMLLTSSKTCLRHPECPSAKENRDTVFCQMRRAMDLIHYVVKDGVLECSESQQTYTNSQSPQQEDWDSSTVCSALKHFERLVETTRMTLLGPGCRETLTSALDTVVERTQDFTDSAYTSHEHRENILLLCDRAKLELNQLLRIGNSMENFEGGGGSPSSEMEQAVLGVLRATRDLRQQLGTTTMEQAGDLGQVTKAGQELVSTIRNLALANDIDRLQESSDRFHEYIEHILEVCKLLRHVALSESLQVSAKFTEINLRIYGPQVVTAAHTLARHPTSKIAKENLEVFADMWQWLMSDVTAVAKDVLELSQSRPEKQVYMSLPRPGKHGTTSKPLKPVRLDSEEQAKIAKAGLEMKLITSEMDAETEKWQESGSALEENNDIVKRAKNMSSMAFSMYQFTRGEGALKTTQDLFTQAEYFAEEANRLYKVVRQFSYQVPGGPHKKELLENLDRVPTYVQQLQFTVKNPTVGKAATFTKVDNVIQETKNLMNVISKVVTTCFVCATKHKVSMPELVGEVDGSQPLSGHLPSSLPVSGIGHGHGLVEEECLYPVSPRLLPSQSPYVQPCPLTSFQLRNILRPPAPLQQPTHPQNYSSQTGAQSVFPFCSTVPGNLLQSLLQQGKNQSWESGTQTGGISNFATLPRHSANPVHIPAQNFSAPTSLPPITTAVIPANPLQGSSAPRTPYNLQNMQQQMQPQPR
- the LOC105686530 gene encoding alpha-catulin isoform X2; its protein translation is MATPDPVDPATLEIKTRSIEQTLLPLVKQISTLVSHRERPLCSDRSLRAVARVGQAVNLAVERFVTVGETIADDNPEIKQDMYEACKEARAAGSAIEKLCECAIEDSLADRGSVVRAARCLLGSVTRVLLLADIVVVKQLLLAKDKVARSLGRLESVSNFTEFVKAFSQFGAEMVELAHLTGDRQNDLKDERRRAQMAAARQVLERSTMMLLTSSKTCLRHPECPSAKENRDTVFCQMRRAMDLIHYVVKDGVLECSESQQTYTNSQSPQQEDWDSSTVCSALKHFERLVETTRMTLLGPGCRETLTSALDTVVERTQDFTDSAYTSHEHRENILLLCDRAKLELNQLLRIGNSMNFEGGGGSPSSEMEQAVLGVLRATRDLRQQLGTTTMEQAGDLGQVTKAGQELVSTIRNLALANDIDRLQESSDRFHEYIEHILEVCKLLRHVALSESLQVSAKFTEINLRIYGPQVVTAAHTLARHPTSKIAKENLEVFADMWQWLMSDVTAVAKDVLELSQSRPEKQVYMSLPRPGKHGTTSKPLKPVRLDSEEQAKIAKAGLEMKLITSEMDAETEKWQESGSALEENNDIVKRAKNMSSMAFSMYQFTRGEGALKTTQDLFTQAEYFAEEANRLYKVVRQFSYQVPGGPHKKELLENLDRVPTYVQQLQFTVKNPTVGKAATFTKVDNVIQETKNLMNVISKVVTTCFVCATKHKVSMPELVGEVDGSQPLSGHLPSSLPVSGIGHGHGLVEEECLYPVSPRLLPSQSPYVQPCPLTSFQLRNILRPPAPLQQPTHPQNYSSQTGAQSVFPFCSTVPGNLLQSLLQQGKNQSWESGTQTGGISNFATLPRHSANPVHIPAQNFSAPTSLPPITTAVIPANPLQGSSAPRTPYNLQNMQQQMQPQPR